A single genomic interval of uncultured Desulfobacter sp. harbors:
- a CDS encoding ABC transporter substrate-binding protein → MAVDPNIKIVVADDSGTMRIMFKQILGKAGFSNLVMAVNGADGIEKVKAEKPDLVISDWNMPTLDGLGFLKQLRASEEFKDLPFIMATAQADMGQQKIIQEAGGNAHCPKPFNEEEIKKAIETAFSGGIKKQRVTKKRSIIGGRVELNVAHIQITDHLALGALKHRINQGDVEPQHFDLSTSLMGGWNPIQEGLESGEIDCAFVLAPIAMDLFAYDSPIQLVLYAHKNGSTFVRSRHYDHRFDSLQSFYKYKVVDIPHKMSVHHMLAHKFLKELGLKPGVPGKKAINVRFEVVPPIKMPGIMKENEDVGGFMVAEPVATKAIKGGIGNLEFYSATRWENHPCCIVAMQKDFIQKHPEAVQEFVSLLVDTGEYIEDDKARAADIGVQFLDPEGKMGLNPQVLQNVFSQPMAIRWDGLYPEVADLDKIQRYMHDVMEIGKIIDLENFIEPSFANTAFNR, encoded by the coding sequence ATGGCGGTAGACCCGAATATTAAAATTGTTGTAGCAGATGATTCAGGCACCATGCGGATAATGTTCAAACAAATTCTGGGGAAAGCCGGATTTTCAAACCTTGTTATGGCGGTGAACGGTGCAGACGGTATTGAAAAAGTAAAAGCTGAAAAACCTGATCTTGTCATATCCGACTGGAACATGCCCACGCTGGATGGTCTTGGCTTTCTCAAGCAATTAAGGGCCTCTGAGGAATTTAAGGATCTGCCTTTTATCATGGCAACGGCCCAGGCTGACATGGGGCAGCAGAAAATCATTCAGGAAGCCGGCGGTAATGCCCATTGCCCGAAGCCTTTTAACGAGGAAGAAATAAAAAAGGCGATTGAAACGGCCTTCTCCGGAGGGATAAAAAAACAACGGGTAACAAAAAAAAGAAGCATTATCGGGGGCCGCGTTGAACTTAACGTTGCCCACATCCAGATAACGGATCACCTTGCCCTGGGTGCCTTGAAACACCGGATTAACCAAGGGGATGTGGAGCCCCAGCACTTTGACCTGTCTACCAGCCTGATGGGTGGATGGAATCCCATCCAGGAAGGCCTTGAAAGCGGGGAAATCGACTGTGCCTTTGTTCTGGCACCCATTGCCATGGATCTGTTTGCCTATGACTCCCCCATTCAGTTGGTCCTGTATGCCCACAAGAACGGTTCCACATTTGTGCGCTCCCGGCATTATGATCACAGGTTTGACTCGTTGCAAAGCTTTTACAAATATAAGGTTGTGGATATCCCTCACAAAATGTCGGTCCACCACATGCTTGCACATAAATTTTTAAAAGAACTGGGGCTCAAACCGGGTGTTCCGGGGAAAAAAGCGATTAATGTACGCTTTGAGGTGGTTCCCCCAATTAAGATGCCCGGCATTATGAAAGAAAACGAGGATGTGGGTGGATTCATGGTTGCCGAGCCGGTTGCCACCAAAGCCATCAAAGGGGGGATCGGTAATCTGGAATTTTATTCAGCCACACGATGGGAGAATCATCCCTGCTGCATTGTGGCCATGCAAAAGGACTTTATCCAAAAACATCCTGAAGCTGTTCAAGAGTTTGTATCCCTGCTGGTGGATACCGGCGAGTATATTGAAGACGACAAGGCACGGGCTGCGGACATTGGTGTACAATTTTTGGACCCTGAAGGTAAAATGGGCCTGAATCCCCAAGTGCTTCAAAATGTATTTTCCCAGCCCATGGCCATCCGGTGGGACGGACTTTATCCGGAAGTTGCAGATCTTGATAAAATTCAAAGATACATGCATGATGTCATGGAAATCGGTAAAATTATTGACCTTGAAAACTTTATTGAACCCAGTTTTGCCAACACCGCATTCAATCGATAA
- a CDS encoding ABC transporter permease: MKYTKKNSRNSAVQFEFSSFFTRVWSGWKYELAGLVLFAFAWAVVTQFVFTRPGLYHFRGFLPGPTLAALADAFQNSKFWVSVFASLRRIVVGISISAFIGLPLGVLIGFFTRIRKLTYSPIQFVRMISPLSWMPIALLLFASFESAVHFLIVMATICPIILNTAIGIMSINPQWLKMALNQGANNVQLIQTIVLPYSIPHMITSIRLALGIAWIVLVPAEFLGVSSGLGYLINDARDTMEYDKLMAVIIAIGILGFILDRVFQKLQHRFSWSWAGDV, encoded by the coding sequence TTGAAATATACTAAAAAAAATTCCCGGAACAGCGCCGTACAATTCGAATTTTCATCATTTTTTACTCGGGTATGGTCGGGTTGGAAATATGAACTGGCCGGACTTGTCTTGTTTGCCTTTGCCTGGGCAGTTGTTACACAATTCGTATTTACCCGCCCCGGATTATACCATTTTAGGGGATTTTTACCCGGCCCAACCCTTGCGGCCCTGGCAGACGCTTTCCAGAATTCAAAATTCTGGGTGTCGGTTTTTGCAAGTCTGCGCAGAATCGTCGTAGGCATCTCCATATCAGCATTCATCGGACTTCCACTGGGCGTACTGATCGGTTTTTTTACACGTATTCGCAAACTGACGTATTCGCCGATTCAATTCGTACGAATGATCAGCCCCCTGTCCTGGATGCCCATTGCATTGCTTTTATTTGCTAGCTTTGAATCCGCGGTTCATTTTTTGATTGTAATGGCGACAATTTGCCCTATAATACTGAACACAGCCATTGGTATTATGAGCATTAATCCCCAGTGGTTAAAAATGGCTTTGAACCAGGGTGCCAATAACGTTCAACTCATTCAGACGATTGTTCTTCCATATTCAATCCCCCATATGATAACCAGCATCAGACTGGCACTGGGGATTGCATGGATTGTTTTGGTCCCGGCAGAATTTTTAGGGGTATCATCGGGCTTAGGCTATTTGATTAACGATGCCAGGGATACCATGGAGTACGACAAACTTATGGCCGTAATCATTGCCATCGGCATACTGGGATTTATACTCGACAGAGTTTTCCAGAAATTGCAGCACAGGTTCAGCTGGTCATGGGCCGGCGATGTTTAA
- a CDS encoding ABC transporter substrate-binding protein, whose amino-acid sequence MEFNHVKPACPDGISRRNFLKTAIQTAGVAACAPMAIPCLASAKKIPLKIGYLPITDATPLLVAYSLGYFSHEGLNVERPIMVRSWNVLSESFLTGKFDLTHMLFPIPVWMRFKQNIPVKVLAWDHTNGSAVTVRADSGINRFADLGGKQVAVPSWYSMHNLVMQLGLQVQGLEPVIRPPGSTLAPHEVNLFILSPPDMPQALLGKKIDAFIVADPFNALAQEKFSAKIMRYSGDIWKNHPCCVIVANDHLIQKSPIVIQKAVNAIVRAQAWCLQNPEETAHLLSRDGEGFLPVNESVLKRVFGAIPEKELVHPQWNVERIGFQPFPFPSATRFILEQMKKTKVEGNTDFLTNLDINTAVSQLVDDSFVRKALDDMGGMKRFRHCDIENAFTREEIVEIY is encoded by the coding sequence ATGGAATTTAACCATGTAAAGCCGGCATGTCCCGATGGCATTTCACGGCGAAATTTTCTTAAAACAGCAATACAGACGGCAGGTGTAGCCGCCTGTGCCCCCATGGCAATTCCGTGTCTTGCATCAGCAAAAAAAATACCGTTAAAAATAGGTTATCTGCCTATTACAGATGCCACTCCCTTGCTTGTTGCATATAGTCTGGGCTATTTTTCCCATGAAGGACTCAATGTGGAACGACCGATCATGGTGCGTTCATGGAATGTACTTTCCGAATCCTTTTTAACGGGTAAATTTGACCTGACCCACATGCTTTTCCCCATCCCCGTATGGATGCGCTTCAAGCAGAATATACCTGTCAAAGTGTTGGCCTGGGATCATACCAACGGCAGCGCGGTCACAGTCAGAGCAGACTCCGGCATCAACCGGTTTGCAGATCTGGGCGGCAAACAGGTGGCCGTGCCCTCATGGTATTCCATGCACAATCTGGTCATGCAGTTAGGTCTTCAGGTCCAGGGGCTTGAACCTGTAATCCGTCCACCGGGCTCAACGCTTGCCCCCCACGAGGTGAACCTGTTTATCCTGTCGCCCCCGGATATGCCCCAGGCGCTTTTGGGGAAGAAGATAGACGCATTTATCGTGGCAGACCCCTTCAACGCCCTGGCCCAGGAAAAATTTTCGGCAAAAATCATGCGATATTCAGGAGATATTTGGAAAAATCATCCCTGTTGCGTTATCGTCGCCAATGATCATCTGATCCAAAAAAGCCCAATAGTTATTCAAAAGGCGGTTAACGCCATTGTAAGAGCCCAGGCGTGGTGCCTGCAAAATCCCGAAGAAACCGCCCACCTGCTCAGCAGGGACGGCGAAGGATTTTTGCCGGTAAATGAATCAGTTCTTAAAAGGGTTTTTGGTGCCATCCCTGAAAAAGAACTGGTTCACCCCCAGTGGAATGTAGAAAGAATAGGCTTCCAGCCGTTTCCCTTCCCATCAGCCACCCGATTTATTCTAGAACAAATGAAAAAAACCAAGGTTGAGGGCAACACCGATTTTCTGACGAACCTCGATATAAACACAGCGGTTTCACAGCTTGTGGACGACAGTTTTGTCAGAAAGGCTCTGGACGACATGGGCGGCATGAAAAGATTCCGTCACTGCGATATAGAGAATGCATTTACCAGGGAAGAAATCGTTGAAATATACTAA
- a CDS encoding ABC transporter ATP-binding protein produces the protein MKIDIEKICKSYDEPGKERHQILKDISFSINPGDFVIILGESGCGKTTLLNLLAGLEAPSSGQIRVNGIPITGIHPSRSMLFQQPALIPWLNVKENVAYGCKLRKDTQDLEYRVSQFLEIMGLTGAAEIKPDQLSLGMAQRVCLARALVGHPHALLLDEPFASLDTFTQAHIQEELLNLWMSENFTAVFVTHDIDEAIRLGNKIVVLAGSPAGISDIFDIDAPYPRYQHDPVIKALRTDILERFKIAYLVKRSLTYGI, from the coding sequence TTGAAAATAGATATTGAAAAAATCTGTAAATCCTACGACGAACCTGGAAAAGAACGCCATCAGATTCTCAAAGATATTTCCTTTTCCATAAATCCAGGGGATTTTGTGATTATTCTGGGTGAATCGGGTTGTGGGAAGACCACCCTGCTGAACTTGCTGGCAGGGCTTGAAGCTCCGAGCAGCGGCCAAATCCGGGTGAACGGCATCCCCATTACCGGCATCCACCCTTCACGTTCCATGCTGTTCCAGCAGCCGGCGCTGATCCCCTGGCTCAACGTTAAGGAAAACGTGGCATATGGCTGTAAACTCAGAAAAGACACCCAGGACCTTGAATACCGTGTAAGCCAGTTTCTCGAAATTATGGGGCTGACAGGTGCGGCTGAAATAAAACCGGACCAGCTCTCACTGGGCATGGCCCAGCGGGTCTGCCTGGCCAGGGCCCTGGTGGGACATCCCCATGCCCTGCTGCTTGACGAGCCCTTTGCTTCTTTGGACACCTTTACCCAGGCCCACATCCAGGAGGAACTGCTAAACCTGTGGATGTCGGAAAACTTTACTGCGGTCTTTGTCACCCATGATATTGACGAAGCCATACGCCTTGGAAATAAAATTGTGGTTCTGGCAGGATCTCCTGCCGGCATCTCCGATATTTTCGATATTGATGCCCCCTACCCCAGATACCAGCATGACCCTGTGATAAAAGCGTTGAGAACCGATATTCTCGAACGATTTAAAATCGCATATTTAGTCAAACGGAGCCTGACGTATGGAATTTAA
- a CDS encoding ABC transporter substrate-binding protein: MPRYIQRKGSGTDTDVITFSMRSWEQIEKGFSSGDINAAFMDIAQAMYLFDKGSAISMLMFTHRAGSRIIVPEQIQRLADFKGKSVLIPHRFSIQHMLVHRLLSAGKLKIAGLETSEKSVDIESVPCALMPQMANSDFDRDIAAFICPAPFGDAEVEKKGFRNLLISRDLWENHPGSAFVVHQDLLKTKADDLALMVSCLLDSARQLDRYMSSPDAAEKDIESMSASFLGLPVDQTQRVLKTSGITYCPKLLAPDMEILNTVLDYMHTNMAVMPTGTDLNGFIRPEFIHTALSEL; this comes from the coding sequence TTGCCCCGTTACATCCAGCGTAAAGGGTCAGGTACCGATACGGATGTTATAACTTTTAGCATGCGTTCCTGGGAGCAGATAGAGAAGGGGTTCTCATCCGGTGATATCAATGCCGCATTCATGGATATTGCCCAGGCCATGTATTTGTTTGACAAAGGTTCGGCCATATCCATGCTCATGTTCACCCACAGGGCAGGCAGCAGAATCATTGTACCTGAGCAGATTCAGCGATTGGCGGATTTTAAGGGAAAAAGTGTTTTGATCCCGCACAGGTTTAGTATTCAGCATATGCTTGTGCACAGGCTGCTAAGCGCAGGGAAATTAAAAATCGCCGGTTTGGAAACGTCGGAAAAAAGCGTTGACATTGAATCGGTACCATGTGCCCTGATGCCGCAAATGGCAAATTCGGATTTTGACCGTGATATTGCAGCTTTTATCTGCCCTGCCCCCTTTGGCGACGCTGAGGTTGAGAAAAAAGGGTTTAGAAATCTGCTCATTTCCCGGGATCTGTGGGAGAATCACCCGGGCAGCGCATTCGTGGTACACCAGGATCTGCTTAAAACCAAAGCGGACGATTTGGCCCTGATGGTTAGCTGCCTGCTTGATAGTGCCCGGCAGCTTGACCGGTATATGTCATCCCCGGATGCTGCTGAAAAAGACATTGAAAGCATGTCAGCCTCTTTTTTAGGCCTTCCTGTCGACCAGACGCAACGAGTACTTAAAACATCGGGGATAACCTATTGCCCAAAACTTCTGGCCCCGGATATGGAAATTTTAAACACCGTACTTGATTATATGCATACAAACATGGCGGTCATGCCGACCGGAACCGACCTTAATGGATTTATCAGACCGGAATTTATTCATACGGCTCTATCGGAATTATAG
- a CDS encoding universal stress protein: MEKMILIPVEDCRRSLRAVRYAVHSASFIKELHFVLFNVQPMISLYLEDEAQKDIKVRAKLNNVKKANQANALSLLESYRDEMTGMGIPADRIELKTQVRQLGLAQDIIEYAQEKLFDAVLMGRRRLAGIQKAFTFSASSSVLERSQIIPVWLVDGTPASKNLLVAVDGSASALRAVDHAAFMVSGNTDIQVTLLHVMNSARNYCTIDPDALDPGDTELEKIVSSGDRACIDQFYPLAMKKFEQMGLSRDQVRFETIKGSRRIGNSIVSYAKDKGFDTLVMGRTGIDRAFFMGSTSKQILNHASESALWVVG; encoded by the coding sequence ATGGAAAAAATGATTCTCATCCCAGTGGAAGACTGCAGACGCTCCCTTCGGGCTGTCCGGTATGCTGTTCATTCAGCTTCTTTTATCAAAGAACTTCATTTTGTGCTTTTTAACGTACAGCCGATGATATCCCTCTATCTTGAGGATGAGGCCCAAAAGGACATCAAAGTGAGGGCGAAGCTTAACAATGTAAAAAAGGCAAACCAGGCCAATGCCCTATCCCTTCTGGAAAGCTACCGAGATGAAATGACCGGGATGGGGATTCCAGCAGATCGCATAGAACTCAAGACCCAGGTCAGGCAGCTGGGGCTGGCCCAGGATATTATCGAATATGCCCAAGAGAAATTGTTTGACGCAGTGCTTATGGGTCGCAGGCGCCTGGCAGGCATTCAGAAAGCTTTTACCTTCAGTGCAAGTTCCTCTGTCCTGGAACGCTCCCAGATTATTCCCGTCTGGCTGGTGGATGGAACGCCGGCATCCAAAAATCTTCTTGTGGCAGTGGATGGTTCCGCATCTGCACTCAGGGCAGTGGATCATGCAGCCTTCATGGTTTCCGGGAATACCGATATTCAGGTGACGCTGCTTCATGTGATGAATTCCGCCAGAAATTATTGTACCATTGATCCGGATGCCCTTGACCCTGGGGATACGGAGCTTGAAAAAATCGTATCTTCAGGCGACCGGGCCTGTATTGACCAGTTTTATCCTTTGGCCATGAAAAAGTTTGAGCAGATGGGTCTCTCCCGTGACCAGGTCAGGTTTGAAACCATAAAGGGGTCAAGGCGTATAGGCAATAGCATTGTCTCCTATGCTAAGGACAAAGGGTTTGACACCCTGGTCATGGGCCGGACCGGAATCGACCGGGCTTTTTTTATGGGATCGACTTCTAAACAGATACTCAACCATGCTTCAGAGTCGGCCCTTTGGGTTGTGGGATAG
- a CDS encoding haloacid dehalogenase type II, which translates to MIKAVFFDMNETLLNLSVLKENFDKHFEDSYALKYWFVKLLHTSTVTGAMDEYKNFGELAGVVLENLFYENGKTLTSETKTEILGSFRKMPPYSDVADALKLLNQNNIRTIAVSNSSLEMIEEQLTNAGIIDLFHAYYSVDAVQKYKPFKEIYQYVARKENIPTENVVMVATHDWDLFGAKKAGLKTAYIERKKEIFNPYYFPADIYKTDLVELVREIIKIK; encoded by the coding sequence ATGATAAAAGCTGTTTTTTTTGACATGAATGAGACGCTGCTCAATTTAAGTGTGCTCAAAGAAAACTTTGACAAACATTTTGAAGACAGCTATGCACTGAAGTACTGGTTCGTCAAGCTACTTCATACGTCCACGGTAACAGGTGCGATGGATGAATATAAGAATTTTGGAGAATTGGCCGGTGTTGTGCTGGAGAATCTATTTTATGAAAACGGCAAAACGCTGACAAGTGAAACAAAAACTGAAATCCTGGGCTCATTCAGGAAAATGCCCCCTTATTCAGATGTTGCAGATGCACTAAAGCTGCTGAATCAGAATAACATCAGGACCATTGCGGTATCAAATTCCTCACTGGAAATGATCGAAGAGCAGCTTACCAATGCAGGCATCATTGACCTGTTCCACGCCTATTACTCGGTAGATGCCGTTCAAAAATATAAGCCCTTTAAGGAAATCTATCAGTATGTAGCCCGCAAAGAAAACATTCCCACTGAAAATGTGGTTATGGTCGCCACCCATGACTGGGATCTGTTCGGGGCGAAAAAAGCCGGGCTTAAAACCGCCTACATTGAACGAAAAAAAGAAATATTCAACCCCTATTATTTCCCAGCGGATATATACAAAACCGATTTAGTAGAATTGGTGCGGGAAATTATCAAAATCAAATAA
- a CDS encoding glutamate synthase-related protein has translation MTYSPKLSSGFTFAKNRSPFISPQSGMCSFCTQDCAGTCEIAQAAVLGARTVYPTTTGTNQIASEKDYPIDFSHFNINGRVFGARGAGETHEEATIFNVNLTQTYGRINPVKMTMPVILPALIKLNWQDYFSGAAMAGVTCVIGEDARNNDPDLKIANGKVSEFPLLENALDCFNRYDRGYGQIVLQSNANDDLMGVPKIAMEKYGAKAIEIKFGQGAKGTQPVVRVADLDTALAKQAQGNIVHPDPSDPEVQKAWKDGVCPNFYTYARLPMWNETAMIDHIDMLRDMGAENIYFKMAGYDRVDIERVLRLACMARVDMVTFDGAGGGSGYSPSKMMNEWSLPTVCMEDAVVRICSRLKAEGLSLPAMVMTGGFASEDQVFKGLAYGDGYVNAIGLCRASMAAAMTAKTIGEQIREGNVPERFKAYGTTVEEIFCDLPDLRALYGTRANDFPTGAIGVFSYLNKIAFGLKHFAALNRKFNIGLADKRDLIPLTSDARDLMMDKWFLPRQD, from the coding sequence ATGACTTATTCGCCGAAGTTGAGTTCCGGTTTCACATTTGCCAAGAATCGTAGCCCCTTCATCTCCCCCCAGTCGGGCATGTGTTCATTTTGCACCCAGGATTGTGCCGGCACCTGCGAGATTGCCCAGGCCGCCGTGCTCGGGGCCCGGACCGTATACCCCACCACCACCGGGACCAACCAGATTGCTTCGGAAAAGGACTACCCAATTGATTTTTCCCATTTCAACATCAACGGCCGGGTTTTCGGGGCCCGGGGAGCCGGGGAAACCCATGAAGAAGCCACCATATTCAATGTGAATCTTACGCAGACCTATGGGCGGATCAATCCGGTTAAGATGACCATGCCCGTGATCCTGCCGGCCTTGATCAAGCTCAACTGGCAGGATTATTTTTCCGGGGCGGCCATGGCCGGGGTGACCTGTGTCATCGGCGAAGATGCCAGAAACAATGACCCGGATTTGAAAATTGCCAATGGCAAGGTTTCAGAATTTCCTTTGCTGGAAAATGCCCTGGACTGCTTTAACCGATACGACAGGGGATACGGCCAGATTGTGCTCCAGTCTAATGCCAATGACGATCTCATGGGCGTGCCCAAAATCGCCATGGAAAAATACGGGGCCAAAGCCATTGAAATAAAATTCGGCCAGGGGGCCAAAGGAACCCAACCCGTAGTCCGGGTGGCGGACCTTGACACCGCCCTTGCCAAACAGGCCCAGGGCAATATCGTCCACCCCGACCCCAGCGATCCGGAAGTACAAAAGGCCTGGAAAGACGGCGTCTGCCCCAATTTTTACACCTATGCCCGGCTGCCCATGTGGAATGAAACAGCCATGATCGACCATATTGACATGCTGCGGGATATGGGGGCTGAAAATATTTACTTTAAAATGGCCGGGTATGACCGGGTGGATATTGAACGGGTGCTGCGGCTGGCCTGTATGGCCCGGGTGGATATGGTCACCTTTGATGGGGCCGGGGGCGGTTCCGGGTACAGCCCGTCCAAGATGATGAATGAGTGGTCCCTGCCCACGGTCTGCATGGAGGATGCCGTGGTCCGCATCTGCAGCCGGCTGAAGGCCGAAGGCTTATCCCTGCCCGCCATGGTGATGACCGGCGGCTTTGCGAGCGAGGACCAGGTCTTCAAGGGGCTGGCCTACGGGGACGGCTATGTAAACGCCATCGGACTGTGCCGGGCCTCCATGGCGGCGGCCATGACCGCCAAGACCATTGGGGAACAGATCCGGGAGGGCAATGTGCCGGAACGGTTCAAAGCCTACGGTACCACGGTTGAAGAGATATTCTGCGACCTGCCCGACCTGCGCGCCCTTTACGGCACCCGGGCCAACGACTTTCCCACCGGTGCCATCGGGGTCTTTTCATACCTCAATAAAATCGCCTTTGGGTTAAAGCATTTTGCCGCATTGAACCGGAAGTTCAACATCGGTCTTGCAGACAAACGTGACCTTATCCCTCTGACATCTGATGCCAGGGACCTGATGATGGACAAGTGGTTTTTGCCCCGGCAGGATTAA
- a CDS encoding NAD(P)-dependent oxidoreductase, producing the protein MTKYGFLGIGIMGKAMATNLLNAGFDVTVWNRTAAACRPLVELGAKQGKTAADVVAQSDITFAMVSDPEAAKALCFGKDGVLEGISEGKSYIDVSTVDADTSSDIYHAVKANGGRFLEAPVSGSKKPAEDGTLVFLCAGDQSLYEDAVDALDVMGKKSFYFPRMGQGAQMKLVINMIMGTMMTAFAEGLCLGDKIGLEKTDILDVIGQGAITCPMFQLKGPLMMEENFAPAFPLKHMQKDMRLALLQGDACSQPLYTSSAANNAYLKARQDGRGDEDFSAVIKNL; encoded by the coding sequence ATGACTAAATATGGATTTTTGGGGATCGGTATTATGGGAAAAGCAATGGCAACCAATTTGCTGAATGCAGGATTTGATGTCACAGTCTGGAATCGGACGGCCGCGGCCTGCAGACCGCTCGTGGAGCTGGGAGCCAAGCAGGGAAAAACTGCGGCTGACGTGGTTGCCCAAAGCGATATCACCTTTGCCATGGTTTCTGATCCCGAAGCAGCCAAAGCCCTATGCTTTGGCAAAGATGGTGTTCTGGAGGGAATTTCAGAAGGAAAATCCTACATTGATGTTTCAACGGTTGATGCCGATACATCCAGCGACATTTACCATGCCGTTAAGGCAAACGGGGGGCGGTTTCTTGAGGCGCCTGTCTCCGGAAGCAAAAAACCGGCAGAGGACGGCACCCTGGTTTTTCTTTGCGCCGGCGACCAATCCCTTTATGAAGATGCCGTTGACGCATTGGATGTCATGGGAAAAAAATCCTTTTATTTTCCCCGGATGGGCCAGGGGGCACAGATGAAACTGGTCATTAATATGATCATGGGAACAATGATGACAGCCTTTGCCGAAGGACTCTGCCTCGGGGATAAAATCGGATTGGAAAAAACGGATATCCTTGATGTTATCGGCCAGGGGGCTATCACCTGCCCTATGTTTCAGCTCAAAGGCCCCCTCATGATGGAAGAAAATTTTGCACCGGCCTTTCCTTTGAAGCATATGCAAAAGGATATGCGCCTTGCATTGCTGCAGGGGGATGCCTGCAGCCAGCCCCTTTATACAAGCAGCGCTGCAAACAACGCTTACCTTAAAGCCAGACAGGACGGCCGCGGGGATGAAGATTTTTCCGCTGTAATAAAAAATTTATAA
- a CDS encoding cupin: MKVLKLTETNEFTSGAMKRFFLVQTSEFFKIINFNLDAGVTFPVHSHDLDGELSIQVLEGKGWFLGENDTKIPANEGDILISEIREPHGVMADTKMRIIVTIAPPI; encoded by the coding sequence ATGAAAGTTTTAAAACTCACAGAAACCAACGAGTTTACCTCCGGCGCTATGAAAAGATTTTTTTTAGTTCAAACTTCAGAATTTTTCAAAATTATCAATTTTAACCTTGATGCCGGAGTGACGTTTCCAGTGCATTCACACGATTTGGACGGAGAATTGTCTATTCAGGTGCTTGAGGGAAAGGGATGGTTTCTCGGAGAGAATGATACAAAAATTCCAGCCAATGAAGGGGATATTCTGATTTCGGAAATCAGGGAACCCCACGGGGTGATGGCGGACACAAAAATGCGAATCATCGTCACCATTGCTCCGCCGATCTAA